In Oncorhynchus nerka isolate Pitt River linkage group LG21, Oner_Uvic_2.0, whole genome shotgun sequence, the genomic window AGTTAAAGGATttataagccttgagacaattgagacatggattgtgtttgtgtgccattcagagggggaatgggcaagacgaaagatgtaagtgcctttgaacagggtatggtaataagtgccaggtgcactggtttgtgtcaagaactgtaacacGTCTGGATTTTTcaccgtgtgtatcaagaatggtccacaatccaaaggacatctagccaacttgacacgactgtgggaagaattggagtcaacatgggtctaCATACAGAGCCAGGGCAGCTAGACATCCTTGaacacttgacaccttgtagtccatgccccgaGAAATTGAGGCTGCTCTGAGAgcaaaaaggggtgcaactcaatattatgaaagtggtcctaatgttttgttcactcagtgtatcTTTAGGTGTAATGATGTAATTGTCTATGTAAGGTTGGATTTCTTTATTGAGTGGAAGATTGTGTATTCATGTAAGTGATATTCTGCAAGAATCAATGGGTAGCCTATATTTCATTCAtttgaattatttaaaaaaaactgttcaTTAATCACAGATTAAACTACATACAAATTGGAAATCATCAATGTAATCACTCTACTTTGACAATTACTAAATGTTACCAAACTAAGAAAAagtgagtgtgtattctgtaaaATTGTATTTCGAGAAGTCAATGGGTCATTCCAGGACATGACTGGGGTTGCTACCAGATTTCCACCATACTGATTTCAACAAAAGAAAGACTGCaatcatacattttattttaaagaTTGTAGCTAGTCATGTTATTTCAATACATAGTGACGGTGCAAGACAATCACAGGGAGCACAAATAGGTCAGAAACATTTCTCTCATTACGTTGGATTGGAAAATTATATGAACTAGAATGTTATAAATCTGTGCTTCCCAACTAAAAGTTTGATGAGTTGACTCAAGTGTATTACTGCTAGGCCAAAAGAAAAATGTGCACCATAGGACAAGGATCATTAAAACACTGGATTAATGAATCATAATGAATTAACAATTAAACATCAGTCTAAGTTTTGATGAGATAGTAGAGGATATGTCATTTACTTCACAATGGTCTTAATCAAAAACTGAATCGAAAACTGCTAGGCAATCACGGAGATGACTTTAATAACCATTACATCTGTAAAATTGAGCTCTGGTAAGAACATCCATGGAGTAGTCCCTCCCAGTGGTCCTCtcatccactctactgtaacagtgGACATTATCCAGCCCCACATTGTAGGCTGCTAACCCTCCtgaaaaaacaaacacacaggctGTAATGTAGTCATGTAATCTATGTAGTTGTATAATGCATAATAAAGTTTGTATTAAACCTATGACTTGATCATCTCTATCAAACTCTGGGCAGTTTCCTAAGGACAcaaaaattgacagctgtgccatatagattgcaaaattGTTGGGAAGAGATTTGATGTACTGATTCcttggcacatggtttatgaactcaAACAGAACCACAACAGATTAAAAAACGTAGAATTTAAATTGAAATGATTATACAAAATTATGGCAAACAGAATGTTATGTTATATTAAGGGGGATACAACAATCCCACGTCTCCAGATattgctgcgaagagacagaatcattagatcatttgttttggtattTTCTATTCGGggtatgtagcttgtttttggtcgctGTTTCAGGAATGTCTGGAGAATTTCAACATTTACCAGGAGCTAACTtggcaaatagcactgctggatgatttgaaaagtcatagtcaattgatcaataaaataataatacttttagcaAAGGTTTTTATCTTTGGTTTGCAATCTGTAGACTATGAGAATAgaaaactggatggtcttcagagatagatgggaggggttgacagtagctgaaggatgggattaaaaacaaacaaaagataactattgtaaaatgcATTGTTAGTAAAATCTATATAGTATgcataagctggaagtagaagcctaggTGTTGTTTCCCATTTGTTTACTCCAACTAGGGGAAAAGTGTCAGGGTTAGGAGAAAATAAAGGAAACTATTTAGAAaggatagtgatatatatatatatattttttttaccccacaaatatgggggattggaaatgatgcagacaattacattgtagcttccatcaatctAAAAAACTATTGGCAAGAAGGGCAGGTCAATTGGTAGGCAATACCTCTCAGCTGCTGCTCTTTGGTCCATGAAGGGAATTTTCTCTGAACCGATCCAATTATACCAACGAGTATCCCAGTTGCTTGACTCAGATGTTCCTCACTGTCCCATCTCCCCAGTGGAACGTGCCAGTTTTTGTCAACCTATAAAAAACAATATGCAATAGAAATCTATGGACACCACTTCGTATTGGATTGTGAAATAGGAAACAAGCTCTCTTGTCTGCCAACAACAGTATAACAAAGGTACCTGCAAAACTGAGTACCTACCTGCATGAGTCCAAATGCATTTCCATTGTCCCCCCAACCATTGACCAGTCCTGCTCCTGTCCCAGCCCTGGTCTCTCGTGAGATGATCCCAGCTATGATGGATGGCTCCACTCCATGGTTATGCCCCACTCGCTTTATGATGGACTTATAGTTGTTCATGTATGGCAGTTCTCTTGCCATTTCATGAGATCCTGTTTGTAAATGAACTTATTATATTTGAGTATTTGTCAGAACTTGTAAGAGTTGCCAGAGACCACTTACAGCTAGCTGTATGGAGGTACAAGTAGTACCAACCTTCATATCATAGGCTATAATCAAGACAATTCACGTGAGATTAAATTCAAAGTGCACAGACTACACAAGACAAACCCAAACTGAAGTGTATATTAGTACAAGCCCTtttgtaaggtagcagtgatattCCAAAAACACAAAATGTATATAGAGTTCTGGTAGGGGTGAGTGGGGTAAGTTAAgccattttttacattcagcatcactccgtCAAGGAAAATATAGTCATCTTTCTattaaatatatccacatataTTTCCGGATGTTGTGTATCCCAGGTATGGGGTAAATTGAGCTGAGGGACAGTGTAAAGTGTGCCATATAAAcatttctgtactgaatgaaatattaccACTGCCTTTTTAAAACTCTTATTTCCAGAACACAATTCAAAAACAATCACAATAGTTTGTCTTTTAATCACCTTTTAACAAAGGACTAACACCTAACAAACACTAAGGCCAGGCCTTGTTGTTGCCTCATATCCCAGCGATAATGCCTTCTTGCATCACACCTGGGAAGGAAACATTTCAATTTGTTCAACATGGCCATAGGttcaacttaccccaaggcaaacattttgactatattagccctcaaaactacaaggatgcactttcatgaaAGGTTTAGTTTAGATTACAAACATCATGAAACCTCTGACCCAATAAAATAATTTGGGGGGGCAcaacttgcttaccactttttccatgtggtttcttccttcacagactccatgaaattaTTACcttttcctaaatatttggtcaaatgaaTAATTGTGTGTGGTTTTCTAGAAACAAGAGTGGCTCAAATTACCCCACATATACATTTCAATTCAAATATAACACATAATATGTCAAAGCTAatataaatatatgacaggaTATTTTAACTGGTGCAGCAGATTTTGTGAAATAGCTTTAACTATTAGTCAGACTTCAGAGTTGTATACTAAAAGGACACCCATGTGCAACAGACATGTCACAAGGAAGTGCATGGCGTACATTcttttttacttttaaactcagacaaaacagaaatGTTAGTTCTTGGTCCCAAGAACTAACACAATTAATATTGAtagttgtacagtcatctcaaataaaactatgAAGGACCTCgacattactctggaccctgatctctcttttgaggaacatatcaagaatatttcaaggacagcttttttccccaTCTTCGTAAAATTGCAAAAATCAGGAACTTTTTGTCCAAAAATTATATCTATGCTTTTgccacttctagattagactactgaaATAATCTAGAACCCCAAAAAtgaatcatattactccagttctAGCCTCTCTACAGTGGCTTcttgttaaggctagggctgatttcaagattTGTACTGCTAACTAACAAGCATTACATGAGCTTctggtccgtggggcgacgcacaattggcctagcgtcgtccgggttaggccggaAGGGATATCCTtgcctcatcgcgcaccagcgactcctgtggcgggccgggcacagtgcgtgctaaccaaggttgtgTGTCTCCTCCCAATGGACTTGTTGTTGCAATATATAACTTTTTGGGTggcctgaccaaattcacatagaaatgttagttatagatctgtcattctcattgaaagcaagtctaagaagcggtctGTTccatgtgcactatttctatgcttcccatttaAAAGTTGTTTTTGCcacttttactttcggttttgtgcACCATCAAACAGCTGaaagtacaatatttttggttatgggaaAATATATGTCACagggtttagatggtacaatggttctctacacaatgactgcttgttttgtcacaaactgaaattaggcgaactatgaGAAGTTCtgaaaccaggaaatggcggagcaatTTATGCATATTGTGCCTTTAGTTTTCATGTACCTAATAAAAATCAAAACTTCAATGTTTctatcgcattttcaactctaccgatAGTTGTCACAACAACTGTTGCgctaaatagcaaatgtgcctgcCTACACTGTTTTTGGCTCGTGCGCTCTTGCCAACGTCTCACAGATACAATGCGGATAGACGGATTGACTGCAGGTATGctacatgagattattatggagaaGAGCAAGAATGCTTTTATTTGTCAAACGCAGTCAAGCATTGATCATCATGTCACTAGAATAAAACCATTGATATTTATtgtaaaggagcatcaagctcatcactgtgCACTCAGTAGACTCCACAAGCCCAGCTACTGGTTCTTTTCATCATCATTGATTTCATTTGTAGCCAAATACAGTAAACCGCATGGTTTCCTGCGTCGTAGTGACTCCATATGATGGTTATGATATCAGTATGTGCACATTAAGGCATTTCCGCCGCCAGTTCTTGCATTATTTATTTCAccaacacaaaaagatcccaccatgtcgaacaaaCAAATTATCTGTCTGCGTTTGTAAACATTTTAATGgagcttcctgtttccatcacagctgtcgtgatattaaaaaaatatatacagtacgaCTTTACTctcataaaaactgtggatggaaacgtggttagtaGATGGAACCGAATCACACCATTTGCCTGTTTTCAAAAGATAAAAGCTTACCCATGTTGATGTTTTGATTCTTGAAACTGGAGACTCCTCAAAATGTATAAACTAAAACTCAAgaagtaagtagtagtagtactgctaGTGCTGCTGCAAATTTGACAAATATGCCTCTGCCCATGCACAACTGACTTCCTTTAGGCAACACTGTTTTTATAACGGACATGGAAAGATTAGGGGCTGACGTACCAATTACAAGCAAATTGCACTGCATGGCCAAGCTCCTCcccagcagtggtggaaaaagtactctatggtcatacttgagtaaatgtaaaGATACCGAAATAGacaattactcaagtaaaagtgaaagtcacccagtaaagtattacttgagtaaaagtctaaaagtatttggttttaaatacacttaagtatcaaaagtaaatgtaattgctaaaatatacaccACTGTTCCCCGGTCACGAGCCGATATGGCAATGTTCATAATTACGCCAATTAACAAAATCAAAAGCTAATTCACATGTTGCATGATTCATTTAGCAGCCTACTTAGACCTGACAATGTGAAAGTTAATCAAAATGAAATATGGTGGCTGTGTATAGCAGCGTTTCCCAAACGTGTGGTCACCGGGGCTATAAAACTGTGAAGTATCTGTTTAGAAAGTTCTCTCaccaccaaatatggtagtgGCGGGTTAATGGGAGAGGATGGAACTAGGTGAAACTGGGCCGACGTTCTACTAATTATCTCAGCGTAAATATCTGATCTCAATAcatttttctgttcccaaaactccAATCTGTTGTGAACACAGCACACAAAGTTTTATAGACTTAATGCTTTGCCAAAGTTTTTAAAAATGCCATTGTTCAGAAGGAGTGCAAGGTCGAACGGAGTTTGTGCACACATGCACTTCACAGAGGAGGCGTTCCCTAAAGGAAATATGCAAATGCATGTTACAATGTGCCAACAGGATCTCGCTAGCGCTTGATTGActttgcccacctccttgcttttTCTGCACACTATGCTTCATTTGTACGCACTGCAAATAACATAGATGAACTATATTGGGTTAATTAGGAATATCTTTGCTTGGTGCTCTATCCAGTCCGCATTGCGGAAGTTCAGCTTTACAGCCTGATAGAAATTTAAAGGAAATGTTCCCGCTTtagtggagactgcattcacaaTAAACGGCTCAATCGTCATTTATCTTTAAATATGTCTCGTGGAATCTATAAAGCTTCAGCTTTACAGACTGAATAGAGCCCTTGGTCCTGGGAGCCCTAGCaatacagctgattcaaataatgatgcatcaagctttgattagttgtgtagtgctagggcaaaaaaataaacatgcaCCCCTTGAGGTCCCCAGAGGACTGTACTGcaaagcaggatcaatgagttagctagctaacttacctAAATCATCTGAAATAACTaaacaaaaaaaatctgaatatAATTTTGAAGTTGGctcaacaaccaaaaacacattTCTAAATGTAGCTTTCTTAATGAACCCGAAAATCTATAGTTATTTCTGGTCTTCTTTCAGGTTAGTTGGCTAACTCATTGATTCTGCTTTCTGGTATACCCctggggcagaaaacagtttcaaccagcgattgagttgtgagactgctgtagtgctcatcactccccctaactgggagggggccagagacaattactcgatgccgacacatctttctagctgatttacacgctgaagctatgttgtgcttggtgacctctgactgtttcatcctaacatcgttggtgccgacgtggataacaatatctctatactctctacactcgccagttatagctttagccagcaccatcttcagattagccttgacgtcggtagccctgccccctacAGCACTTCCCTCCAGAAGCTATGAGAAAgatgtccggctgcggggaccgtgcgaggggatttatactaacgttgctgtctgtacttactggtggcacaggcgctgtttcatcctttcctacactgaaattacccttgcctaacgattgatctgaagctgggcttgcagcacagctattctCGCCGTAAAGCGATCGTTATCCTGTATATTACGAGTACAAGCGACTGCAATtagttactacttagcttcggctgttggaggtcctgacgaaccatgtccagataaagcgtccggagtgaaaaagtttaatgaaaaaaagttgagtgagggggaaaaactaaaaatataaaaaagaaaaaaaacgtaaagttgtcaggtagcaaagtaaggttggcaacaaaacgcacagcaacacgtaaacaagtctgcaaatTGTGACCGGGGGGAAGACTTTTGGCTCGTGAGAGAGcactactttcaaaactactggcggAAATCATCCAAAAGTTAGACAGTCCGTCATTGCATAGGctaaacacattcttatttaacTGCTGCCTCATTTTAAAGGAACAATATAGGCTAGTCCACGGCAAGAATAAACTAGTTGTCATTGTTTTATATAGCTCTTTATATACCTGGCACTAACATtcgtcctgatcttgtccacattcacATTGTGCCCACATTTAGACAGGTGTGAACGATTAAAATACCCGTTGTGAACTGATTGTGATCAGATCTACCTGACCAGCTCCAGAGGTGGTCCGCGACACATTGTTTCTGGATATCTTACAATT contains:
- the LOC115142509 gene encoding lysozyme G-like — protein: MGSHEMARELPYMNNYKSIIKRVGHNHGVEPSIIAGIISRETRAGTGAGLVNGWGDNGNAFGLMQVDKNWHVPLGRWDSEEHLSQATGILVGIIGSVQRKFPSWTKEQQLRGGLAAYNVGLDNVHCYSRVDERTTGRDYSMDVLTRAQFYRCNGY